The Mustela erminea isolate mMusErm1 chromosome 18, mMusErm1.Pri, whole genome shotgun sequence genome has a window encoding:
- the CD300E gene encoding CMRF35-like molecule 2 isoform X2, with translation MWLSPVLLLLCLSGSLSLTGPSSVTGTLGGSLSVQCRYEEVYQSYSKYWCRGQYDATCEKIVETKGEGKEERSGRVSIRDHADHLSFIVTMENLTADDAGSYWCRIQTVWLLDVWSRDPSFHVNVFVSTAPSKTTGRTTCQAVPAAFPGLNTKQNLSTEELLTCCSGSLLSSVDFLLLVFLKLPLFLTLVGAVLWVNRPLRGCGGIEPKEDNPQCSAPSPGRPCPGT, from the exons ATGTGGCTGTCCCCAGTtctgctccttctctgcctctcag GCTCTTTGTCCCTGACGGGCCCCAGCTCTGTGAcgggcaccttgggtggctctCTGAGTGTGCAGTGTCGGTACGAGGAGGTATACCAGAGCTATAGCAAATACTGGTGCCGAGGACAGTATGACGCAACATGTGAGAAGATCGTGGAGaccaagggagaagggaaagaagagaggagtgGGCGTGTGTCCATCAGAGACCACGCTGATCACCTCAGCTTTATAGTGACCATGGAGAACCTCACTGCAGACGATGCTGGATCCTACTGGTGCAGAATTCAGACAGTATGGCTCCTGGATGTGTGGTCACGTGACCCTTCATTCCACGTTAACGTGTTTGTTTCCACAG CACCAAGTAAAACCACAGGGAGGACCACATGTCAGGCTGTACCTGCTGCCTTTCCGGGGCTGAACACCAAGCAGAACCTCAGCACGGAGGAGCTGTTGACCTGCTGCTCAGG gtccttgctcagcagtgtcGACTTCCTGCTCCTGGTCTTCTTGAAGCTTCCCCTGTTCCTGACGTTGGTTGGTGCTGTCCTCTGGGTGAACAGGCCTCTGAGGGGCTGTGGAGGAATAGAGCCGAAGGAAGATAATCCACAATGTAGTGCACCGTCCCCAGGAAGGCCCTGTCCAGGAACGTAG
- the CD300E gene encoding CMRF35-like molecule 2 isoform X1, producing the protein MGTKAAVAGACSHPLTRADHGLIFPTLQPVAAYCSLSLTGPSSVTGTLGGSLSVQCRYEEVYQSYSKYWCRGQYDATCEKIVETKGEGKEERSGRVSIRDHADHLSFIVTMENLTADDAGSYWCRIQTVWLLDVWSRDPSFHVNVFVSTAPSKTTGRTTCQAVPAAFPGLNTKQNLSTEELLTCCSGSLLSSVDFLLLVFLKLPLFLTLVGAVLWVNRPLRGCGGIEPKEDNPQCSAPSPGRPCPGT; encoded by the exons ATGGGCACCAAAGCAGCAGTGGCTGGAGCCTGCTCGCACCCACTCACAAGAGCTGATCACGGACTTATTTTCCCAACCCTACAACCGGTGGCAGCATATT GCTCTTTGTCCCTGACGGGCCCCAGCTCTGTGAcgggcaccttgggtggctctCTGAGTGTGCAGTGTCGGTACGAGGAGGTATACCAGAGCTATAGCAAATACTGGTGCCGAGGACAGTATGACGCAACATGTGAGAAGATCGTGGAGaccaagggagaagggaaagaagagaggagtgGGCGTGTGTCCATCAGAGACCACGCTGATCACCTCAGCTTTATAGTGACCATGGAGAACCTCACTGCAGACGATGCTGGATCCTACTGGTGCAGAATTCAGACAGTATGGCTCCTGGATGTGTGGTCACGTGACCCTTCATTCCACGTTAACGTGTTTGTTTCCACAG CACCAAGTAAAACCACAGGGAGGACCACATGTCAGGCTGTACCTGCTGCCTTTCCGGGGCTGAACACCAAGCAGAACCTCAGCACGGAGGAGCTGTTGACCTGCTGCTCAGG gtccttgctcagcagtgtcGACTTCCTGCTCCTGGTCTTCTTGAAGCTTCCCCTGTTCCTGACGTTGGTTGGTGCTGTCCTCTGGGTGAACAGGCCTCTGAGGGGCTGTGGAGGAATAGAGCCGAAGGAAGATAATCCACAATGTAGTGCACCGTCCCCAGGAAGGCCCTGTCCAGGAACGTAG